The following are encoded together in the Leuconostoc mesenteroides subsp. mesenteroides ATCC 8293 genome:
- a CDS encoding ABC-F family ATP-binding cassette domain-containing protein: MKQFRVDNLKSTYGEKVLFNDISFLITEGDRIGLIGVNGSGKTSLLNAISGKKPADAGTITKQNDYTIGYLAQDPYLDDHSLLMDAILSGDQPVFQTIRQYEYTLRKYGEQPTDEKVAQNFEKAQDAMDRDDAWTTESQVKTILTQLHMPELHKKVSELSGGQRKRVGLAQVLIQEPDLLILDEPTNHLDFDSISWLEKYLAAYKGAVLVVTHDRYFLDAVTTRIFELSFGDLYEYQGNYQDYMSGKSQRIEQGKVAEHKQQQLYKQELAWMRKSARARTTKQKGRENAFAELEANMGTLQLDEDVAVNLGQQRLGKKVIVIEDATIQFDNKKIFENFNLRVSSGDRIGITGANGAGKSTFLNAIAGRVPLTSGIIELGETVKMAYYTQVTEEIPDDKRVIAYLSDVATTVKDKDGNQISVSDLLEQFLFPPFMHGTLIRQLSGGEKRRLYLLKLLLQQPNVLLLDEPTNDLDIGTLTVLEDFLSGFAGAVITVSHDRYFLDKVANQLYMFEGDGVIKRFDGLFSDYLAMDLAKSAPAQKEEKVVDDKKPQKKKLTYNEKKEWQTIEDDIASIEQRISEIPEEMAQNGTNYVLLGDLQKELDSLNEDLEEKMNRWEYLSEIVEGL; the protein is encoded by the coding sequence ATGAAACAATTTAGAGTAGACAATTTAAAAAGTACATATGGCGAAAAGGTTCTTTTCAATGATATTTCATTTTTGATTACGGAAGGTGATCGAATTGGTTTAATTGGTGTAAACGGTAGTGGAAAAACTTCTCTTCTGAATGCCATTTCTGGAAAAAAGCCAGCTGATGCTGGAACAATCACGAAGCAAAATGACTATACAATCGGATATCTGGCGCAAGACCCTTATTTGGATGACCACTCCTTATTGATGGATGCAATCTTGTCTGGTGATCAACCAGTATTCCAGACGATACGACAGTATGAATATACTTTGCGAAAATATGGGGAGCAACCAACAGATGAAAAAGTTGCCCAAAATTTTGAAAAAGCACAAGATGCTATGGACCGAGATGATGCTTGGACAACGGAATCTCAGGTAAAAACAATTCTAACACAGCTACATATGCCAGAGTTGCATAAAAAAGTGAGCGAACTTTCAGGGGGACAACGAAAAAGAGTTGGATTAGCCCAAGTTTTAATTCAAGAGCCAGATTTATTGATATTGGATGAACCTACCAACCATTTAGATTTTGATTCTATTTCTTGGTTAGAAAAGTATTTAGCTGCCTATAAGGGGGCAGTTTTAGTTGTTACTCATGATCGTTATTTTTTGGATGCTGTCACAACAAGAATATTCGAATTATCATTTGGCGATTTGTATGAATACCAAGGTAATTACCAAGATTATATGAGTGGAAAGTCTCAGCGTATTGAGCAGGGAAAGGTCGCTGAACACAAGCAACAGCAACTATACAAACAAGAGCTAGCATGGATGCGTAAATCCGCTCGTGCGCGAACAACCAAACAAAAAGGTAGGGAGAATGCTTTTGCTGAGTTAGAAGCTAATATGGGCACCTTGCAGCTCGATGAAGATGTGGCTGTTAATCTTGGACAGCAACGTTTAGGTAAAAAAGTAATTGTTATTGAAGATGCGACTATTCAATTCGACAATAAAAAAATCTTTGAAAATTTCAATTTACGAGTTTCCTCTGGTGATCGTATTGGTATCACAGGTGCTAATGGCGCGGGAAAGTCTACTTTTTTGAACGCAATAGCTGGGAGAGTGCCATTAACTAGCGGAATCATTGAATTAGGTGAAACTGTAAAGATGGCTTATTATACACAGGTTACTGAAGAGATTCCAGATGATAAGCGTGTGATTGCTTATTTGTCAGATGTTGCAACTACTGTAAAGGACAAAGATGGCAATCAAATTAGTGTCTCGGACTTATTAGAGCAATTTCTATTTCCACCATTTATGCATGGAACATTAATCCGACAGTTGTCTGGTGGTGAAAAAAGGCGGCTGTACTTATTGAAACTGCTATTACAACAACCTAATGTACTTTTGCTTGATGAGCCAACTAATGATCTTGATATTGGAACATTAACTGTTCTAGAAGATTTCCTGTCTGGTTTTGCTGGGGCCGTGATTACTGTTTCCCATGATCGCTATTTTTTGGATAAAGTTGCTAATCAACTATATATGTTTGAAGGGGATGGTGTTATCAAACGCTTTGATGGCCTGTTCAGTGACTATCTGGCGATGGACTTAGCAAAATCAGCACCAGCACAAAAAGAAGAAAAAGTAGTTGATGATAAGAAGCCGCAAAAAAAGAAGTTAACATACAATGAGAAAAAAGAGTGGCAAACAATTGAAGATGATATAGCTTCAATTGAACAAAGAATCTCCGAAATTCCTGAAGAGATGGCTCAAAATGGTACAAATTATGTCTTGCTAGGCGACTTACAAAAAGAGTTAGATTCGCTAAATGAGGACTTGGAAGAAAAAATGAATCGTTGGGAATATTTGAGTGAAATTGTGGAAGGCTTGTGA
- a CDS encoding dihydroorotate oxidase, translating to MNLTANIAGFNFDHILLNAAGVVCQTSDELDSVLASDYTGAVVTKSATPSLRPGNVSPRYHELTNGLGTINSMGLPNEGFDYYMDYVTQKQTDKPIFFSVAGLSKQENLDMLHKIEESEFNGLVELNLSCPNVPGKPQTAYDSETTEEILTEVFSFFTKPLGVKLPPYFDIVHFDNIANILNKFPLAFVNAINSIGNGLVIDEETDTVVIKPKGGFGGVGGPIVKATALANVRALRQRLNPSIKMVGTGGVTSGRDVYEHVLCGADLVEVGSQLAIEGTSVFERLEKELAAILTEKGYNSLDEVRGQLKIIE from the coding sequence ATGAATTTAACTGCTAACATCGCTGGTTTCAACTTCGACCATATTTTACTCAACGCTGCAGGTGTTGTGTGCCAGACTAGCGACGAATTAGATAGTGTTCTAGCATCTGACTATACGGGCGCAGTTGTTACGAAATCAGCAACTCCAAGCCTTCGCCCGGGTAACGTCTCACCTCGATATCATGAATTGACCAATGGCTTAGGCACGATTAATTCAATGGGCTTACCAAATGAAGGCTTTGACTATTACATGGATTATGTTACCCAAAAACAAACAGACAAGCCGATCTTTTTCTCAGTTGCTGGTTTATCAAAGCAAGAGAACTTAGATATGTTGCACAAGATAGAAGAATCAGAATTCAATGGTCTTGTTGAATTAAATCTATCTTGTCCTAATGTGCCCGGCAAGCCTCAAACAGCTTATGATTCCGAAACAACTGAAGAAATTTTAACTGAAGTATTTTCATTTTTCACCAAGCCTCTTGGCGTTAAGTTACCACCCTACTTTGATATTGTGCATTTTGACAATATTGCAAACATTTTAAATAAATTTCCATTAGCCTTTGTCAATGCTATCAACTCAATTGGTAATGGCCTTGTGATTGATGAAGAAACTGACACAGTTGTGATTAAACCGAAAGGTGGTTTTGGTGGTGTCGGTGGTCCCATTGTCAAAGCAACAGCGCTAGCTAATGTTAGAGCACTACGTCAGCGGTTAAACCCAAGTATTAAAATGGTTGGAACTGGTGGTGTTACTTCTGGACGTGATGTTTATGAACACGTTTTGTGTGGCGCTGACTTAGTTGAAGTTGGTTCACAATTAGCAATCGAAGGAACATCTGTTTTTGAACGTTTGGAAAAAGAGTTAGCAGCTATTTTAACAGAAAAAGGCTATAATTCTCTTGATGAAGTCCGTGGGCAGTTGAAAATAATTGAGTAA
- a CDS encoding acetate/propionate family kinase, with translation MSKIMAVNAGSSSLKFQLLEMPEETVITQGVIERIGMDDAIITVKYGADVEPVRLVGTEDGTISSTKSGDQKYEAELPIKDHHAAIDLMLKKLSDLGIIKDFQEITGVGHRVVAGGEWFNHSVVVDDDVLSKIDRLADYAPLHNPANAMGIRAFQKLLPHATSVAVFDTSFHQTMPEKNYLYSLPYEYYARYGARKYGAHGTSHRYVTERAADKLGIPLDEFNAISFHLGAGASVTAIKNGKSYDTSMGFTPLAGLTMATRSGDVDPSLIYYIQEREGLSNEEMLNVLNKKSGLLGISTISSDMRDLENVQETNTHAQLALDMFYDRVIRYAGQYFAELGRVDAIIFTAGIGENDAVTRAKVLKSLAFAGVDLDEEANNVRGKETIITTSGSKVTGLLIPTNEELMIARDVVTLQNTK, from the coding sequence ATGTCAAAAATAATGGCAGTAAACGCCGGAAGTTCTTCACTTAAGTTTCAATTGTTAGAAATGCCCGAGGAAACAGTTATTACACAAGGGGTAATCGAACGAATTGGTATGGACGATGCAATCATCACAGTTAAGTATGGTGCAGATGTTGAACCTGTTCGTTTGGTTGGTACTGAAGATGGTACAATTTCATCAACAAAAAGTGGTGATCAGAAATACGAAGCTGAATTACCAATTAAAGATCATCATGCAGCAATTGATCTGATGTTAAAAAAATTATCAGATTTAGGAATTATTAAAGATTTTCAAGAAATAACAGGTGTTGGCCATCGCGTTGTTGCTGGTGGTGAGTGGTTCAATCATTCAGTTGTTGTTGATGATGACGTGTTATCTAAGATAGATCGCTTAGCTGATTACGCCCCACTGCACAACCCAGCTAATGCAATGGGGATTCGAGCATTCCAAAAATTGTTGCCACATGCGACTTCTGTTGCAGTGTTTGATACATCATTTCATCAAACAATGCCTGAAAAGAATTATCTATATAGCTTGCCATATGAATACTACGCACGCTACGGTGCTCGTAAATATGGTGCGCACGGAACTTCACATCGTTATGTAACTGAACGTGCGGCAGACAAATTAGGAATACCATTAGACGAGTTTAATGCGATTTCATTTCATTTAGGTGCTGGAGCGTCAGTAACGGCAATTAAAAATGGTAAGTCATACGATACGTCAATGGGATTCACACCACTTGCTGGCTTGACAATGGCGACTCGTTCTGGGGATGTGGATCCATCATTAATTTATTATATTCAAGAACGTGAAGGCCTTTCAAATGAAGAAATGCTTAATGTCTTAAATAAAAAATCTGGTCTATTAGGCATCTCAACTATTTCAAGTGATATGCGTGATTTGGAAAATGTTCAGGAAACCAATACTCATGCGCAATTGGCATTGGATATGTTCTACGATCGTGTGATTCGTTATGCAGGGCAGTATTTTGCTGAACTAGGTCGTGTGGATGCTATTATTTTCACAGCAGGTATCGGTGAAAACGATGCAGTAACACGTGCTAAAGTATTGAAATCATTGGCATTTGCGGGCGTTGATCTAGATGAAGAAGCAAACAATGTTCGTGGTAAAGAAACAATTATAACAACATCCGGTTCTAAAGTAACTGGGTTATTGATTCCGACAAATGAGGAATTAATGATTGCACGTGATGTGGTAACATTACAAAACACAAAATAA
- a CDS encoding N-acetylmuramoyl-L-alanine amidase: MVKKWLLSNLIGIIITVSILITVVGLIISLVSKEEIITHPNNVQFRNGPGRQYKSLASLKSGTRLIVIDKKHGWWQVRRSDNEKVGWVASWVANSTILKTAKPISEATIVLDPGHGGSDTGALSSNGKYKEKTYTLRTARHVRAALKPTGARVIMTRDSDKIVPLLKIAIPGEKNKADAQISFHFDSSAEGTKATGISQYYYHKNSKTLAEVVSSSLNNMPLNNRGVDTAAYIAIKNTSQPAILLENGFINNNADLKYIRKSSYQKKIAKNLTTALTTYFKQNTEMK; the protein is encoded by the coding sequence ATGGTTAAAAAATGGCTTTTAAGTAATTTGATTGGCATCATCATTACTGTCAGTATATTAATTACAGTAGTAGGATTAATTATTTCACTCGTTTCAAAAGAAGAGATTATTACCCATCCCAACAATGTTCAGTTTCGAAATGGCCCTGGGCGACAATACAAATCATTAGCTTCACTAAAAAGTGGTACACGACTAATTGTGATAGACAAGAAACACGGCTGGTGGCAAGTCCGCCGTTCTGACAATGAAAAAGTCGGCTGGGTGGCCAGTTGGGTGGCAAATTCAACCATCTTAAAAACAGCAAAACCGATTAGTGAAGCCACTATTGTTTTAGACCCTGGTCACGGCGGTTCTGATACTGGCGCCCTATCATCAAACGGCAAGTATAAAGAAAAAACATACACTTTACGTACTGCCAGGCATGTGAGGGCAGCCTTAAAACCTACTGGTGCTCGTGTCATCATGACAAGAGATAGTGATAAAATTGTGCCACTTTTGAAAATAGCCATTCCTGGCGAAAAAAATAAAGCCGATGCACAGATATCCTTTCACTTTGACTCTTCAGCAGAGGGTACCAAAGCAACCGGTATTTCACAATATTATTATCACAAAAATTCTAAAACGCTAGCAGAAGTAGTTAGTTCCTCGTTAAATAATATGCCTTTGAATAATCGAGGTGTTGATACAGCTGCTTATATAGCAATAAAAAATACTAGTCAACCTGCAATCTTACTTGAAAATGGCTTCATCAATAACAATGCTGACTTGAAATATATTCGTAAAAGCAGTTATCAAAAGAAAATTGCCAAAAACTTAACTACGGCCCTAACGACTTACTTTAAACAAAACACGGAGATGAAATAA
- a CDS encoding Tex family protein has product MTELIQHEPTQDVIAQSVAAKVTNITKKQINATLTLLNEGSTVPFIARYRKEMTGELDEVQIRDIQSIAKRSKELVERKNTVLKAIFEQRKLTDALQKSIQDVQTLQELEDIYLPYKQKRRTRAMVARENGLQPLADWLMTHINSNIDDDFRNYVNEALPTMVDVRAGVHEILAEQIGENANYRQWLRLRMAVDGLLVSSLKRGMAGKDEQKVYEQYYDFTETIKSLLNNKFRILAVNRGEKEGILSVKIDFSEARMMHFIQTKELNGQNPTGQGYEILQRAIEDAYKRFIRPAVEREIRQELTTQAQEQAIKVFGDNLYHLLMQAPLKNKIVMGFDPGFRTGSKLAIIDSNGKFLAKQVIYPHKPANVQKRSEAINTFKQLVSDYKVELVAIGNGTASRESEEFVAENLPAGVKYTIVNEAGASVYSASEQAREEFPDLHVEERSAISIGRRIQDPLAELIKIDPKSVGVGQYQHDLNAKTLDEQVDNVVETAVNQVGVNLNTASPALLAHIAGLNKNLAQNIVNYRNDFGEFTSRTQIKKVPRLGPKAYEQAAGFLRIEDGKNILDNTDIHPESYTAAKKLLSLANINPVNLATDEANTVLNRLDNEHTAEQLDVGIQTLHDMIMSLQKPGRDGRSEMVGALLKSDVMHIEDLKAGMKLQGTVRNVVDFGAFVDLGVKHDGLVHISRISTRRIKHPSEIVSVGDIVEVWIVDVDEKRNRIGLTMLAPQ; this is encoded by the coding sequence ATGACAGAATTAATACAACATGAGCCAACGCAAGACGTTATTGCGCAAAGTGTTGCGGCTAAAGTAACGAATATAACTAAAAAGCAAATTAATGCTACACTAACCTTGCTTAACGAAGGATCAACTGTCCCTTTCATCGCCAGATATCGAAAAGAAATGACGGGTGAACTGGATGAAGTACAGATTCGTGATATCCAATCTATTGCAAAAAGGTCAAAAGAGTTAGTAGAACGAAAAAATACAGTTTTGAAAGCCATTTTTGAACAACGCAAATTGACTGATGCTTTGCAAAAGAGTATTCAAGACGTTCAGACGCTTCAGGAACTAGAAGATATATATTTACCATATAAACAAAAACGTCGGACCAGAGCGATGGTTGCACGAGAAAATGGTCTGCAACCACTTGCCGACTGGTTAATGACGCATATTAATAGTAATATTGATGATGATTTTCGAAATTACGTTAATGAAGCTTTACCAACTATGGTCGATGTGCGTGCAGGAGTGCATGAAATTTTGGCTGAACAAATCGGTGAAAATGCTAATTATCGTCAATGGCTACGCTTGAGAATGGCTGTAGATGGGTTGTTGGTTTCTAGCTTAAAGCGTGGTATGGCTGGAAAAGATGAGCAAAAAGTTTACGAGCAATATTACGATTTTACTGAAACAATTAAATCACTTCTCAACAATAAATTTCGTATTTTAGCAGTGAACAGAGGTGAAAAAGAGGGCATATTATCAGTGAAAATTGATTTTTCTGAGGCGCGTATGATGCACTTTATTCAAACGAAAGAGTTGAACGGGCAAAATCCGACAGGCCAAGGATATGAGATATTACAACGTGCCATTGAAGATGCTTATAAACGTTTTATTCGTCCAGCAGTCGAAAGAGAAATTAGACAAGAATTGACAACCCAAGCACAAGAGCAAGCCATTAAGGTATTTGGTGACAATCTTTATCATCTTTTGATGCAAGCACCGCTGAAGAATAAAATTGTGATGGGTTTTGATCCAGGATTTCGTACAGGATCAAAATTAGCAATTATTGACAGCAATGGCAAGTTTTTAGCTAAGCAGGTTATCTATCCGCATAAACCAGCTAATGTGCAGAAACGGTCCGAAGCAATTAACACTTTCAAACAATTGGTATCAGATTACAAGGTAGAGCTGGTAGCAATTGGGAATGGCACAGCGTCTCGTGAATCTGAAGAGTTTGTTGCGGAAAATTTGCCAGCCGGTGTAAAGTATACCATTGTCAACGAAGCGGGCGCTTCAGTCTATTCTGCTTCCGAGCAGGCGCGGGAAGAATTTCCTGATTTACACGTGGAAGAGCGCAGTGCGATTTCTATTGGGCGCAGGATTCAGGACCCGTTAGCTGAATTAATCAAGATTGATCCAAAGTCCGTTGGTGTTGGTCAATATCAGCATGATTTGAATGCAAAAACACTAGATGAACAAGTAGACAACGTTGTTGAAACAGCAGTTAACCAAGTTGGGGTTAATTTAAATACAGCCTCACCTGCGTTATTAGCTCACATTGCCGGCCTAAATAAGAATTTGGCTCAAAATATCGTTAATTATCGAAACGACTTTGGTGAATTTACATCACGTACACAAATCAAGAAAGTACCACGTTTAGGACCTAAAGCGTATGAACAGGCTGCTGGATTTTTACGTATTGAGGATGGTAAGAATATATTAGATAACACGGATATTCATCCAGAAAGTTATACCGCTGCTAAAAAGTTATTGTCATTAGCAAACATAAACCCAGTAAACTTAGCGACAGATGAAGCTAATACGGTATTGAACCGATTAGATAATGAGCACACAGCGGAACAATTAGATGTTGGTATACAAACGTTGCATGATATGATTATGAGCTTACAAAAGCCGGGACGAGATGGTCGTTCAGAAATGGTAGGGGCATTGCTAAAATCTGATGTTATGCACATTGAAGATTTGAAAGCAGGTATGAAACTACAAGGTACCGTTCGCAATGTTGTGGATTTTGGTGCATTTGTGGATCTGGGCGTCAAACACGATGGACTTGTGCATATTTCTAGAATAAGTACACGTCGTATTAAACATCCATCTGAAATTGTATCTGTTGGTGATATTGTTGAGGTCTGGATTGTTGATGTTGATGAAAAAAGAAATCGCATTGGATTAACCATGTTGGCGCCGCAATAA
- a CDS encoding universal stress protein, which produces MISRIVVAIDGSEAAQRAVDFSVELAKKFDAKIDIVNVIQYPTITYYDSDQSFYDSLVQRMTNTASAKLDEAAAVVKDAEIAVDTHVLQGDARFVLADQVPEQLSPDLIVMGKTGTNIVMRVFMGSTARYVSEHAETSVLLVQ; this is translated from the coding sequence ATGATTAGTAGAATTGTTGTTGCGATAGACGGTAGCGAAGCAGCTCAAAGAGCAGTCGATTTTAGCGTTGAATTGGCAAAGAAGTTTGATGCTAAAATAGATATCGTTAATGTAATTCAGTATCCAACCATCACTTATTACGACTCTGACCAATCTTTTTATGATTCTTTGGTGCAGAGAATGACTAATACAGCATCAGCAAAACTTGATGAGGCAGCAGCTGTTGTCAAAGACGCTGAAATTGCAGTTGATACACATGTCCTACAAGGTGATGCTCGTTTTGTTTTGGCTGATCAGGTCCCAGAACAACTCAGTCCTGATTTAATCGTAATGGGAAAAACCGGTACTAATATTGTCATGCGTGTATTCATGGGTTCAACGGCTCGATATGTTTCAGAGCATGCTGAAACCAGTGTATTGCTAGTACAATAG
- a CDS encoding MscL family protein gives MQKIKLPITDNIATEQVNEFRKFITSPAIIQLSIGVIVGGSLTDLIKSVISFASNLFYYLSLLLFSKNHSAKINLVLDPLRSVFENFLTLCTIAACVFFFVKLVNKFLIKEASETLGYNAQLEETKKLIKIQHETNELLKKSVNLQEKLLNQTEEKKD, from the coding sequence ATGCAAAAAATAAAACTACCAATAACTGATAATATTGCTACCGAACAAGTTAATGAATTTAGAAAGTTTATAACTTCTCCAGCTATTATTCAATTATCTATAGGTGTCATTGTCGGTGGTAGTTTGACTGATTTAATCAAAAGTGTGATTAGTTTTGCTTCTAATTTGTTTTATTATTTGTCTTTACTACTATTTTCAAAAAACCACTCGGCCAAAATCAACTTAGTCTTAGACCCATTACGTAGTGTTTTTGAAAACTTTCTAACGTTATGTACTATTGCTGCATGTGTCTTTTTCTTTGTTAAATTGGTCAATAAATTTTTAATCAAAGAGGCCTCAGAGACTTTGGGTTATAACGCACAACTTGAAGAAACGAAAAAGTTAATTAAGATACAGCATGAAACCAATGAGCTGCTCAAGAAATCAGTTAATCTGCAAGAAAAATTATTGAATCAAACTGAGGAGAAAAAGGATTGA
- a CDS encoding carbohydrate-binding domain-containing protein: MNKKSQVAHAVISKRYKMYKAGKVWLFAGLSALVIGGLGQITASADTTSTDAVYTTDTASTTDSASDTTSSATDESSTTDSASDTTSGATDASTTADSTSDTTSSATDESTAADSTSDTTSSATDESTTADSTSDTTSSMTDESTTADSTSDTTSSMTDESTTADSTSDTTSSATDTSTADSTGDTTSSATDTSTADSTGDITSSVTDTTSNTLNASTGNTSNITFNSSSATITGDGATSDGNTVTISEAGTYNIEGTATDAQIIVNAPVTAAVKLVFNNVDLANQIGAVLNGKQFGSLSIEVVGTNNITTSVVVEDEESLDTTNPNGAIYANGDLTIDGDGTLNISSTMNGISSDGTLTINSGTLNITKSYEALEGEIVTINGGTINLNSSDDIINAQLDQTKYDAGSTDTQAININGGILTIRGNGDGLDSNGDINISGGTIIDLINSTPDNGALDADGTITFTGGTIIWGGTGTEGTPDTESTQSYVAIGSVTAGSTIVISKDGQELFSTTIPDATTYLNISTEGIVSGETYQVSVNGTSTDIIAGQGGGSGMTAEGGMGNMGTPPDGQFGQGTFPGSGSFPGGEAPANKPDSAPSAPSGESIPSTSENNAQESTNNSAPADNDSATSSAPKTEDGSTVVAEDAVGETDTNSSNTVESPDSTVTVTADLESNDAEQTLQTSNDPAENVSSVTTATNETSITNENDDKAESTKVTTSSSSSLPKTGTSNASVLSSLIAILVQVGLLAGLRTKYRTSKETK, encoded by the coding sequence ATGAATAAAAAGTCTCAGGTTGCACATGCTGTTATTTCAAAACGCTATAAAATGTATAAGGCTGGTAAGGTTTGGCTATTTGCTGGTTTATCTGCCTTAGTTATTGGTGGTCTTGGTCAGATCACTGCTAGTGCGGATACCACATCGACAGACGCTGTTTATACGACAGACACAGCATCAACAACAGATAGTGCAAGCGACACAACAAGCAGTGCGACAGACGAATCATCAACAACAGATAGTGCAAGCGACACAACAAGCGGTGCTACGGATGCATCAACGACGGCTGATAGTACAAGTGACACAACAAGCAGTGCGACAGACGAATCAACAGCGGCTGATAGCACAAGTGATACAACAAGCAGTGCGACAGACGAATCAACAACGGCTGATAGCACAAGTGATACAACAAGCAGTATGACAGACGAATCAACAACGGCTGATAGCACAAGTGATACAACAAGCAGTATGACAGACGAATCAACAACGGCTGATAGTACAAGCGACACAACAAGCAGTGCGACAGATACATCAACAGCTGATAGCACAGGCGACACAACAAGCAGTGCGACAGATACATCAACAGCTGATAGCACAGGTGATATAACAAGTAGTGTGACTGACACAACAAGTAATACGTTAAATGCATCTACGGGAAACACGAGTAATATAACATTTAATTCATCCTCAGCGACAATTACAGGAGATGGTGCAACTAGTGATGGAAACACAGTCACAATTAGCGAAGCTGGAACTTACAATATTGAGGGTACAGCGACTGATGCGCAAATAATTGTTAACGCACCAGTAACTGCGGCAGTAAAGTTAGTATTTAACAATGTTGATTTAGCCAACCAAATTGGTGCTGTGCTTAATGGTAAGCAATTTGGTAGTTTGTCGATTGAAGTAGTGGGTACAAACAATATCACAACTTCTGTAGTCGTTGAAGATGAAGAGTCATTAGATACAACAAATCCGAATGGCGCCATATATGCTAATGGTGACTTAACAATTGATGGTGATGGTACCTTAAATATTAGTTCAACTATGAATGGTATATCCTCTGATGGCACCTTAACTATTAATTCTGGTACGTTAAATATTACTAAGTCATATGAAGCTTTGGAAGGGGAAATCGTAACAATTAACGGTGGAACGATTAACCTGAATTCAAGTGACGATATTATCAATGCTCAGTTAGATCAAACTAAATACGATGCAGGATCTACTGACACACAAGCAATTAATATTAACGGTGGCATCTTAACCATTCGAGGAAATGGTGATGGGCTAGATTCCAACGGTGACATCAATATTAGTGGCGGTACAATCATAGATTTAATTAATTCAACGCCTGATAATGGTGCGCTTGATGCCGATGGGACAATTACATTTACAGGTGGAACAATTATTTGGGGTGGTACCGGAACAGAAGGGACGCCAGATACGGAATCAACTCAAAGCTATGTAGCTATTGGATCCGTAACAGCTGGATCAACAATTGTTATTTCAAAAGATGGGCAGGAACTTTTCTCCACAACTATTCCTGACGCGACAACGTATCTAAATATATCAACGGAGGGCATTGTATCCGGTGAAACGTATCAAGTAAGCGTTAACGGTACCTCAACGGATATCATTGCTGGTCAAGGTGGTGGCTCAGGTATGACCGCTGAAGGTGGTATGGGCAACATGGGGACACCACCAGATGGACAATTTGGTCAAGGAACTTTTCCAGGTAGTGGTAGTTTTCCTGGTGGAGAAGCACCTGCAAATAAGCCGGATAGTGCACCGTCAGCACCATCAGGAGAGAGTATCCCAAGTACTTCTGAAAATAATGCCCAAGAATCAACTAATAACAGTGCGCCAGCAGATAATGATTCGGCCACATCGTCAGCGCCCAAAACAGAAGATGGTTCAACAGTAGTTGCAGAAGACGCTGTTGGCGAAACGGACACAAACTCATCCAATACAGTTGAGTCACCGGACAGCACTGTAACAGTTACGGCTGATTTAGAAAGCAACGATGCTGAACAAACGCTTCAAACAAGTAATGACCCTGCAGAAAATGTTTCATCAGTGACGACTGCTACTAATGAAACATCAATAACAAACGAAAATGATGACAAAGCCGAGAGTACAAAAGTTACTACTTCATCATCCTCATCCTTACCAAAAACAGGGACTAGTAACGCTAGTGTGCTATCTAGTTTAATTGCGATACTGGTACAAGTTGGTTTGTTAGCAGGATTAAGAACTAAGTATAGAACATCAAAAGAGACTAAATAA